A genomic region of Rhodohalobacter sp. 614A contains the following coding sequences:
- a CDS encoding SEC-C metal-binding domain-containing protein, which yields MSTKPHRNDPCPCGSGKKYKNCHMGKDSSGVSSKMGMIGLGIAIVLGLVFVFLSLSGGGNTQDCPPGTSWSEAHGHCH from the coding sequence ATGTCAACAAAACCACACCGAAACGATCCTTGTCCCTGCGGTAGCGGGAAGAAGTACAAAAATTGTCACATGGGTAAAGACAGTTCAGGCGTATCATCCAAGATGGGAATGATCGGGCTCGGAATAGCTATTGTCCTGGGACTGGTTTTTGTTTTTCTCTCCTTATCTGGCGGAGGAAACACGCAGGACTGTCCTCCGGGAACATCATGGTCAGAAGCTCACGGTCATTGCCATTAA
- a CDS encoding MBL fold metallo-hydrolase, translating to MKNILFTILILALSTFSAFAQLSSTPDTYDTENGALTVYPINHGTVAFTFDGKTIFVDPFGGAELFSDLDAPDIIFITDIHGDHLNPETLTALDTENTTFVVPQAVADQMEVTGAETIIIGNGESAEVMGLPVSAIPMYNLPVDDPDSRHVKGRGNGYIINFGGKTVYLSGDTEDIPEMRSLEGIDIAFVCMNLPYTMDVNQAADAVIEFQPAIVYPYHHRGQDINEFKNLVDAANVDVEVKLKDWYSE from the coding sequence ATGAAGAATATACTTTTTACTATCCTGATTTTAGCACTCTCCACCTTTTCAGCTTTTGCCCAATTATCATCCACTCCGGATACTTACGACACAGAAAATGGCGCCCTGACCGTCTACCCGATTAACCACGGAACAGTTGCATTTACATTTGATGGAAAGACCATTTTTGTGGATCCGTTTGGAGGTGCCGAACTTTTTTCTGATTTGGATGCCCCGGACATCATTTTTATCACTGATATTCATGGTGACCATCTGAATCCCGAAACCCTGACTGCACTGGATACCGAAAACACCACGTTTGTTGTTCCGCAGGCTGTGGCTGACCAGATGGAAGTTACAGGTGCCGAGACGATTATTATCGGAAACGGTGAATCTGCAGAAGTGATGGGACTTCCGGTTTCTGCTATTCCAATGTACAACCTTCCAGTAGATGATCCTGATTCACGCCACGTAAAGGGGAGAGGCAACGGTTACATCATCAATTTTGGAGGGAAAACGGTTTACCTTTCCGGCGATACGGAAGATATTCCTGAAATGAGATCTCTTGAAGGAATTGATATTGCTTTTGTTTGCATGAACCTGCCTTACACGATGGACGTCAATCAAGCTGCTGATGCCGTTATTGAATTCCAACCGGCAATTGTCTACCCATACCACCACCGTGGACAGGATATCAATGAATTTAAAAATTTAGTAGATGCCGCAAATGTGGATGTTGAGGTGAAGTTGAAGGATTGGTATTCGGAGTAA
- a CDS encoding DUF7700 domain-containing protein, which produces MSRSGIKTLAKKVLKKVGLRKAKNGQKKSVRKDVEIIPIQADLKFEVYWKILKIGKGPALILKSRGKEIMKFDCFGKDDGHYHVAPHYNFRIFFPEEKAMDQIKRTGFELRRNAQKYLALQSDEKIRQIKIDEKKIAAAIQKAEEKMIYFLETIPQFEELR; this is translated from the coding sequence ATGAGCAGATCTGGAATAAAAACTCTCGCAAAAAAAGTGCTAAAGAAAGTCGGGCTTCGGAAAGCCAAAAATGGGCAGAAAAAATCAGTGAGAAAAGACGTTGAAATAATCCCGATTCAAGCGGATCTGAAATTTGAGGTTTATTGGAAAATTCTGAAGATCGGCAAAGGGCCGGCACTTATTCTTAAATCACGGGGTAAGGAGATCATGAAGTTTGATTGTTTCGGAAAAGACGATGGCCACTATCATGTGGCCCCACATTATAATTTCAGGATTTTTTTTCCCGAAGAGAAAGCAATGGATCAGATCAAGAGAACTGGTTTTGAACTTCGAAGAAATGCTCAGAAATACCTGGCTTTGCAATCTGATGAGAAGATCAGGCAAATCAAGATTGATGAAAAAAAAATTGCTGCAGCAATTCAGAAAGCTGAAGAGAAGATGATTTACTTCCTGGAAACGATCCCTCAATTTGAAGAGCTTCGGTGA
- a CDS encoding mechanosensitive ion channel domain-containing protein has translation MFDGLTPLQDQLAISETMLTLLLETAILILFVIALRSIASRFIRKKVRSKELQRRWLVQTRNAMILVLIFGLIFIWGEELRTLALSVVAIAVAFVVATKELIMCVTGSILKTGARSFNIGDRIQIKDFRGDVIDQNILATTILEVGPGKLTHQRTGRMTVIPNAMFVSEPVINESYTHDFVLHVFTVPFKRDENWRAAQEAFLKSANKYCKPYLKEVRMHMEYLSQEKGLDVPTADPRVTVQVPTAGEIHLVIRVPVKSSQRSFIEQSILSDVFSNHDFSIKKEQE, from the coding sequence ATGTTCGATGGTTTAACACCCTTGCAGGATCAACTGGCCATTTCTGAAACGATGCTGACACTACTGCTGGAAACAGCAATTCTTATATTGTTTGTAATCGCTCTGCGTTCTATTGCATCAAGGTTTATCAGAAAGAAAGTACGATCAAAAGAACTCCAGAGACGATGGCTGGTCCAAACCCGGAATGCCATGATTTTGGTATTAATATTCGGGCTGATTTTTATCTGGGGTGAAGAACTTCGCACACTCGCTCTTTCGGTTGTAGCCATCGCCGTAGCCTTTGTAGTAGCTACGAAAGAACTGATTATGTGCGTGACCGGATCCATTTTAAAAACCGGGGCCCGTTCTTTTAATATTGGCGATCGAATTCAAATCAAGGATTTTCGGGGTGATGTGATTGACCAAAACATTTTGGCAACGACTATTCTTGAAGTTGGTCCGGGTAAGCTCACCCATCAGCGTACCGGACGGATGACCGTCATCCCCAATGCCATGTTTGTATCCGAACCCGTTATCAACGAAAGCTATACGCATGATTTTGTGCTGCATGTGTTTACAGTTCCTTTCAAACGTGATGAAAACTGGCGTGCTGCCCAGGAAGCCTTCCTGAAATCGGCAAACAAGTATTGCAAACCTTATTTAAAAGAGGTGAGAATGCATATGGAATATTTAAGCCAGGAAAAAGGACTGGATGTGCCAACGGCTGATCCACGGGTGACTGTTCAGGTTCCAACAGCCGGAGAAATTCACCTGGTGATTCGTGTACCGGTCAAATCAAGTCAGCGAAGTTTTATTGAACAATCAATTTTATCGGATGTGTTCAGTAATCATGATTTTTCAATAAAGAAAGAACAGGAATAA
- the hpt gene encoding hypoxanthine phosphoribosyltransferase, giving the protein MDLYQPEYVNINGEKFRVYLTHEEIQQRIRQLGDQLSHEFKDKKPIFIGVLNGAYIFLADLMRYVTIPCEVDFLKLSSYGDEKVSSGQVKQLKEIDANLKGRHVILVEDIVDTGLSMKYLVDKVGELKPASLSVITMLHKSDATKYNVQIDYVGFKIPDLFVLGYGLDYAQEGRNLAQIYILQEKEEN; this is encoded by the coding sequence ATGGATTTGTATCAACCGGAATATGTAAATATCAATGGAGAAAAATTTCGTGTGTATCTCACTCACGAAGAAATACAGCAGCGAATCCGGCAACTGGGTGATCAATTGAGCCACGAGTTTAAAGACAAGAAGCCCATCTTTATTGGAGTTTTGAACGGTGCATATATTTTTCTGGCTGATTTGATGCGTTACGTAACCATACCCTGCGAAGTGGATTTTTTGAAGTTGAGCAGTTACGGCGATGAAAAAGTATCATCCGGACAGGTAAAACAATTGAAAGAGATTGATGCGAATTTGAAAGGACGCCACGTAATTTTGGTGGAAGATATTGTAGATACCGGTTTATCGATGAAATATCTTGTAGACAAAGTAGGCGAGTTGAAACCGGCTTCGCTTTCGGTGATAACGATGCTGCACAAATCGGACGCAACCAAATACAATGTTCAAATTGATTACGTCGGTTTTAAAATTCCGGATCTGTTTGTTCTGGGATACGGCCTTGATTATGCCCAGGAAGGCAGGAATTTAGCACAGATTTATATTCTCCAGGAAAAAGAAGAGAATTAG